CAGGACAGGCCGCGCCGGCCGGAACCGCACTGGCCCGAGGCGCCACTGCGGCGCCACAGCCAGGGCAATGGGTGGCCGAGAGTGGCACCAAGGCGAAGCAGGAAGGGCAGGCCACGGTGGCCAGCTGAGCTTGGCAGTAGGGACACTGGATGGCATCCGGGGGGACCGAAGCGCCGCAGCCGGAACAGCGGAGGACCTGGGCTTCCATCAGTCGTTTTTCGGCTGGACCGGGGTGCCTGGCGCGGGCGGCGGGGGCGGGTCCACCGGGGGCGGCGGAGGCGTCATGCTCGGCGCGGGGGTGGGCGGTTCCGCTGGCCTGGCCGGGGGTTCCGCGTCGCGCGGAGGGGCTGGCGCAGACGAAGCATCGCCATAGAAGCGCTGTTCCGTGAACCGCGTCCACTGGAAGTAGGCAGACAGCTTCTGCACCACCACCCGGGCGAAGCCCTTGGCCTCTTCTTCCCGGATGCGCCCATCATCGTCACGGTAGCCCCGAGGCAAAGGATCCATGGCCTCCACCACCTCGATGGGCTCGATGGATTCCACCCAGAGCGGCTCGGGATTGCCCTGCTGCCGCAGGCTCACTTCAGCCCGCACCACCTGGGGCCGGTAGCCCAGCCGGTCGCGGACCCGCTCCTGATGCATGGCCGCGTGGCTGCCTGCCCAGAGACCCCAGAAGAGGCCATCCACGGCACCCCAACCCCGGTTGCCGGAGATGGCGCTGAGGGTTCCCACCGCAATGCCCGTGGCCACCCCGACGGCGGCGGGGGAGGCTTCGCCCGCCGCCGGGGCGATCTCACGAATGACCACCTGAAGTTCAGCCGCGCCCACGGGAGGAGTCACCCCTTCGGGCACCACCACCACGCGGGTGGCCAGTCGGGCCCGCAGCGCCGAGCCGTATTCCTTCTGGTAGCCGTCACGATCCTGAAGCTGGGCGGGCATGGTCACGGACACGCGCACCGGCGCGGGCCGCTGCCGGAAAGCCTCCACATCAGGCCGGGTGCAGCCAAAAGCCAGAAGGATGGGGATGACAAGCAACCAGGAAGCGCGCCTCATGGGAGACCTCCGGGGCCTAGTGTGCGACCGGGGGCAGGGGGTGTCCAGGACCCCCGCCGTGCTCCCGGTAGAATGATGACCCGAGGCCCACATGCTGATTCTCATGGAACCCCACGCCACGCCGGACCAGGTGCAGGAAGTCCTGGCCCTGATGGAGGCCTCGGGCATCCGCTGCCAGGTGAACGAGACGCCGGAATCCCTCAGCATCGTGGCCCCCAACGCTTCCAAAGCCCTCAAGCCCGACCGCATCGAGCCCATGGCCGGGGTGAGGCGCGTGGTGCCCATCACCAGCCCCTACAAGCTGGCCAGCGCCGATGCGGTGGCGGATCGCACCGTGGTGCACGTGCGGGGCGTGAAGATCGGCGGACCGGACCTGGCCCTGGTGGGGGGCCCCTGCGGCGTGGAAAGCCGGGAACAGCTCTTCACCGTGGCCCGCTACGTGGCCGAGGCCGGTGTGAAGCTGCTGCGGGCCGGCGCCTACAAGCCGCGCACCAGCCCTTACGCGTTCCAGGGCCTCGGCCTCGAAGGCCTGCGCCTCCTGGAAGAGGCCCGGGCCGAGTTCGACCTGGGCATCGTCACCGAGGCCACCGAGGTGGAAACCTTTGACGCTGTGGAGCGCAGCGCGGACATGGTGCAGATCGGCGCGCGCAACATGCAGAACTTCGCCCTGCTGCGCCGGGCCGGGCGCTGCGGCAAGCCGGTGCTGCTCAAACGCGGCCCCTCGGCCACGCTCGAAGAGTGGCTCTACGCCGCCGAGTACGTGTTGGGCGAAGGCAACCGCAACCTGGTGCTGTGCGAGCGCGGCATCCGTACCTGGTCCGATCATGCCCGCAACACCCTGGATGTGAGTGTGGTCCCCGCCGCCAAGGCCCTCACCCATCTGCCGGTGATGGTGGATCCCAGCCACGCCACAGGGCGCCGGGATCTGGTGATCCCCTGCGGCCTCGCGGGCGTGGCGGCCGGGGCGGACGGCCTGCTGGTGGAGACCCACTGCCACCCGGAGAAGGCTCTCAGCGATGGCCCCCAGGCCCTGCTGCCGTCGGACTTCATCCGCCTGGTGGCCCAGGCCGGGGCCGTGCATCGGGCCCTGCAGGCCCCCAGCCTCACTGGGCTCTGGATGTAAAGCTCCGCCCATGGCAGACTAAGTGGTTCGGAGTTTCCATGAACGGCCTTGCCATCACGTTCCTCATTCTTTTCGGCGTCCTCCTCATCGGGACGGTCCTTCTGCAGCCCGGCACCAAGGGCGGCCTGGGGGCTTCCTTCGGTGGCGGCGGTGCCAACTCCGCCTTCGGCGCGCAGGGTGCCACGCCCTTTCTGTCCAAGGCCACCTACTGGCTGGCCGGTGGCTTCCTTGCCACCACGCTGATGATCGAAGTGCTGATCATCCGCCAGAACCGTTCCGTGCTGGAAAAGACCTCCGACAAGCCCGTGGCCGCGGCCCCCGCACCTGTGGTCCCCACGCCTGCCCCGGCCACCGTTCCCGTCCCCGCTCCCGCGAAGAAGTAGTCACCGCGAAACGAGTCATTGACCGGCTCCGCGCTTTGCGAGACACTTGGTATTCCACGTTGCCCGCGTGGTGAAATTGGTAGACACGCCATCTTGAGGGGGTGGTGGCCACAAGCCGTAGCAGTTCGAGTCTGCTCGCGGGCACCAAACGAAAGAGCGCCGGAAACGGCGCTCTTTTTTGTCTTCATTTGTGAAAACAGCAGGAACGCAGAGATCACAGAGAACCGCCACGAGCGATTCCATCCATTTTGCGGCTCTTTTCCTCTGTGGCTTCTGTGTGAGCTCCGTGCCCTCTGTGTTCTGCTTGTTCTGCTGCGAGAACTGATAGCGTCAAAGCATGTCCTGGCCTCTCGCATCTGACCTTCTGGCTCCACTGGCACCCTGGTTTGATCGGGTGCGCCGCGACC
This sequence is a window from Geothrix sp. PMB-07. Protein-coding genes within it:
- the aroF gene encoding 3-deoxy-7-phosphoheptulonate synthase, which codes for MLILMEPHATPDQVQEVLALMEASGIRCQVNETPESLSIVAPNASKALKPDRIEPMAGVRRVVPITSPYKLASADAVADRTVVHVRGVKIGGPDLALVGGPCGVESREQLFTVARYVAEAGVKLLRAGAYKPRTSPYAFQGLGLEGLRLLEEARAEFDLGIVTEATEVETFDAVERSADMVQIGARNMQNFALLRRAGRCGKPVLLKRGPSATLEEWLYAAEYVLGEGNRNLVLCERGIRTWSDHARNTLDVSVVPAAKALTHLPVMVDPSHATGRRDLVIPCGLAGVAAGADGLLVETHCHPEKALSDGPQALLPSDFIRLVAQAGAVHRALQAPSLTGLWM
- the secG gene encoding preprotein translocase subunit SecG; protein product: MNGLAITFLILFGVLLIGTVLLQPGTKGGLGASFGGGGANSAFGAQGATPFLSKATYWLAGGFLATTLMIEVLIIRQNRSVLEKTSDKPVAAAPAPVVPTPAPATVPVPAPAKK